The genomic window GTAGGTGCCAATATCATTCTGCAGCGGCAACCAGATGAAACTGCCCGTACCGTTGCCCTGGTCTTCAAAGGTCGAGCCCGGCGGCAGGTTTGTCGCGGTCAACGTTACCGGGCCACTTTCTGGATCCGAAGCATTCACGCTGAACGTGAAGAATCCCGAATCCGCAAAGCCGTTTCGGTTGCCGATAGGCTCAAGCACGGGTGGATTGTTCACGTTATTCACGGTGATGGATATGGTCTCCGTGTCCGTCAAGAGGCCGTCGCTCGCGGTGAAGACCATATTGCTGAACGTGCCGGCGTCATTAAAGTCCAGCACCCAGTTGAAGGTGCCTGTGCCGTTTCGATTGTCGGTAAACGTTGCTCCCACCGGCAGACCGCTTACGGTGAGCAGGGGGAACACACCGCTGATCTCATCCGTCGCGCTGACCTGAAAGTTGAGGGTGGTACCCTCGGTCGACGCCTTGTTGCCGATGCTGTTCAAGACCGGCGCCGCATTGGCCGTGGCGGGTGCGTTGCCGGAATTCCCCGGAAATTTCAGCCCAATAATTTCGTGGAGGTTGGTAAAATTGTCGCCGTCCGTATCGTTGTACTCGATCTCGGCGAGACCATTGGCGGAATCGGGTCCCGCGGCGGAGTTCTTGAATGCGCTCCCGTAGGAATTCAAGTTTGGCGCGCCGGCGTGGCACAGGGTGCACCCGGAGGCCGCGATACTGCTCATGACTGTGGCCGGGTATTTGTTGTTAAAGATAACGACCTGATCGACGTTTGCACTGGCGCTCAGCGTCGCCAGACCCATCAATCCCGCCAGACCAAACCGAACGAACGAGGACGCACTCGCGACGCGCATAGAAGGAACCTTCCCGATTATTGCAGCATCGAGCATCGCTGCCACGCTCGACCACCTGCTGTCTGTCCCGACGGGGCAATTCAGCCCTGTCCGCCGACCCACATTTCACTCCACATGCAGCATCCTATACGGGTGCGCCTGGCGGGTGCAATATTCGGCACCTGGCGCCGGAGAGCCGGCGAAGCCGGGTGGGGAGGTCCAATCAACGGCGCTGGGCCATTCGCAGGATCTTGAAGGCGGGACTGTTCCGCCCCCCTACGCAATCACATCCTTCACCACATGGCAGTGCACATCGGTCAACCGGAAATCCCGGCCCGCGTGGCGGCAGGTGAACTTCTCGTGATCGAAGCCCATCCTATGCGGCATGGACGCATGAAGATCGTGGACCTTCAGCGCGTTTTCGTGGCGCACTATTCCATGATGGTGAGGCTATACCTTGCCCAGCGCGAACACACTGTTTCTCGCGGGAAGGCTGAAGGGCTTCGCGTAGTGATAGACTTCGCATGCATTCGGCCCGTCGGGATATACCCGGGTCGGTTGTTCCACGACCCAGTCTGCGAAATCCGGGGCGTTGAAGGCCACGAAGGCCAACCGCAGGCGGTCGATGTGCGCGGGATAGTCCATCGTCAAATCGGCATAGGCCACGGGCCCTGTGTCGACTTGGTAACGCTTTCCGTCCAGATCCACGTTCATGGTCTTCGTGGGGCATTCGATGATGGCCCGCAGCCTCTCGTCCGCACTCCAGATTTCCGTCTGCGTCACGATAGGGATGGCCGACGCCGTTGCATCGCGAATTTGTTCCCAGCTATCCAGACGCGTCGATTCGGGTGCCTCGTGCAGTTTCAGGATGGGCGGCCCCCACAGGGAACCGACGGGGCTCACCGTCCGGTAACGGTCGCTCAAGCGCACCCCGCGCCGGAAGATCAGCCATTCACCCTCGCCCAGAATGGGCAGGAAGTCATAGTTGTCCTCCATGAACAAGTCTTTCTCCGCAAAGGTATGCTCGCTCTTGCAGGAGGCGCACTGGATAAAGTCGGTCTGGGTGCCCGATGCGTTGTCGATGAGGCGGGTGCGGCTCTCAACCCAGAAGCGAACCGCGTTCATGGCGGCCGTGTTGCAGACGAAGGAACGTCCGTAGTCCAGGGGTATCATGGCCCCGACGTCGCCGACCCCGCGTGCCGTAGTACTGGCCAGTGAAAAGGTGCCAGCGGCGATGGCGGATTGCAGCATCTCTCTGCGCGTTGGATTCATGGCCAACTCCTTCTGGTCGGTTGCTTGTGGAGCTCATACGTGGGACGTGAGTGTCAGGCAATCACATCCTTCACCACATGGCCGTGCACATCGGTCAACCGGAAATCCCGGCCCGCGTAGCGGTAGGTGAACTTCTCGTGATCAAAGCCCATCAGATGCAGTATGGTCGCATGAAGATCGTGGACCTCCAGCACGTTTTCCTGGGCCTTGAAGCCGAAATCATCGGTGCTGCCGTAGGTCGTGCCGCCTTTGACTCCGCCGCCGGCCATCCACATGCTGAAGCCGTAGGGGTTGTGGTCGCGGCCCTTCATGGGCCTGCCGTCACCGCCGAGTTCCACCGTGGGTGTGCGACCAAACTCGCCGCCCCAGATGATCAGGGTCTCGTCGAGCATGCCCCGCTGCTTCAAATCTTTGATTAATGCGGCGATGGGTTGATCGATCTGCTTCGCCAGCGTGGCGTGGTTCATGATATCGCCGTGGTCGTCCCAGGGCTGACCGGCGCCATGCCACAATTGCACGAAACGCACCCCCCGCTCCAGGAGCCGCCGCGCGATAAGCGTCTGGCGCGCATGAACCCCCTCGCCGTACATCTCGCGGATGTGCAAGGGTTCCTGCTCAATATCGAAAGCGTCCGCCGCCTCCATCTGCATGCGGTAGGCGAGCTCGAAGGACTGGATCTGGGCTTCGAGCTTGGCATCCTGATCGCGCCGTGCCGCGTGCTCTTCGTTCATCGCATAGAGCAGGTCGAGCTGCTGGCGCTGTTCGGTGCGCGTCGTGTTGGCGTTGCGAATGTTTTCTATGAGCTTGTCGAGCCGCGTATGCTGCGAGTCGATGAAGGTGCCCTGGAAGGTGCCGGGCAGGAAGCCCGCACGCCAGTTCTCCGCCTCCTTGATCGGGTAACCACCGGGACACATCACCACGAAGCCGGGAAGGTTCTGGTTCTCCGTGCCGAGCCCATAGTTCACCCAGGAGCCAAGGCTCGGGCGGCTCATGACGGCATCGCCGCTGTTCATCAACATCAGGGAGGGCTCGTGGTTCGGGACTTTGGCCTTGAGGGAACGGATGACCGCGATATCGTCGATGTGGGCCGCGGTCTTCTCAAAGATCTCGCTCACATGGATACCGCTCTGGCCGTACTGCTTGAACTTGAAGGGAGATGGAAAGGCGGCGCCGGTCTTGCGCTCGGTGCGAAGATACTCCATGGGCAGACCTTTGCCCGCATACTTTTCCAGCTCGGGCTTATAGTCGAAAGTGTCCACCGCCGACGGCCCGCCGTTCAGGAAGAAGTGAATGACACGCTTGGCCTTTCCAGGGAAATGAGGCGCTTTGGCGTCCAGAGGATTCGCGGCAAAGGCCGGGTTTCCCGCCAGCATACTGCCCAGGGTCAGCGCGCCCATGCCCATGCCGCCGCGGCGCAGAAAATCGCGGCGGGTGAGAAAGGCGTCTTCGATGCGGGGCTTGTGATGGGACATGGGGTTTCCTTGTCTGTTTGGCAACTTTGGCCATCAAGCTTATGGGTCGTCTAGGTCTTATGGGTCGTATGGGCCCTATGAATTCATACTGACCTATAGGACCCGTACGACCTATAAGACCCATTCTTTTCCGGCGCCGCAAAGCGAGCCGGCGATCAATCCACAAACATAAACTCATTCGACGAAAGCAGCACCTGCGCATACTTCTCCCAGGGCCTCAGGGGTACGGGTGTAGGTTCCTGTGGTCCACCGAACTCGGCCTTCGCGTCCCACGCCTTTGCCACGGCGCCCTCCGCCGGTGGGTCCATCATGGTCACCACCGGCGCCCAGAGGTACTGGTCGCTGTTCAGACCGGCCTTGACGTCAACTTCGAAATCAATCGTGTCGCCGGCCTCCACCGCGATGCCGTAGAAATTCGCATCCGACTCCGAGGCATGGAGGGACCACGCGCCCAGCAGTCCATGGCGGCTGCTGATGACCCGGGCCATGATTCCGTCGCCTTCGGCGGGTTCATGCTTGATGCGCCCGGTTATCTGCACTTTGCCCGATGCGGGCGCGGTCCAGCGTCGCACTACGGCGTGGTCGAGGGTGTTTCCGGGGTGGCCGCCTTCGGCGTGGAGCTTCAGCCAGCCGAGTCCGGGATCGGGATAATTCGGGCCGCCCTGCCACTCGGCGCCGGTATAGTGGGGCAACGGGGTGAAGTCCGCCAGCGCATTCGTGGACGGATCGAGTTTGCCGTAGCCATAGCTCCAGGCCGTGGGAATCACCTCGGGCGGTGGCGGGGGCGTGATGGCTTCCGCCGCCTGAACGAAGGCCAGCGATCGCGCCACCTGTTCGGGTGTTGCGGCGCGCTGGTAGGCCTGGCGATAGAGCCATTCAACGCGCGCGGCATCGGCCGTGGAAACCGTGGCTTCGGCCTTCGCTGCGAAGGCCCGCGCCTGATCCTGCACGAAGGGATTGTTCATAAAGTACAAGGCCTGCTGCGGCACCGTGGTGTCCAGCCGGCCCGGACTGTGCATGTCGGGGTTGGGAAAATCGAAGACGCGAAAGACACCCGGAAGGAACTGGCGATCGACGCGGCCATAGAGCGTGCGGCGCACGGGATAGGGCGCACTTGCAAGCTCCACCGGACGCCCCCCCAGACTCAGATCGAGTTCACCCGAGGCAAAAAGCACGGCATCGCGCAGGGACTCGAAATCGAGGCGGTAGCGATTGAAATGCCACAGGAGGGCATTCTCCGGATCGGCCAGCGCGGCCTTCGCCACACGGGGATCTTCGGCGGGCGCGTCGCTGCTCTGGCGGTAGGTCGCCGAAAGCACCAGTTGCCGGTGCAGTTGTTTCAAGGACCAGCCATCGGCCACAAATCGTTGCGCGAGCCAGTCGAGCAATTCCGGATGACTCGGCGCGGGCGCGCGGGTGCCGAAATCGCTCGGCGTCTCGACGAGACCGCGGCCAAAGTGCCATCCCCATACGCGGTTCACAAAAACCCGCGCGGTAAGGGGGTTGTCCGCGCTCGCAATGGCTTCGGCCATCTCGCGCCGACCGCTGCCGTTGGCGAAGGGCTTGCGATCCGGACCCGACAGCAACTCGAGAAACTGGCGCGGCACCGTGGGGCCCGGGTTCGCGGGGTTGCCGCGCCCAAACACGCGGGGCGGTGTCATCTCCGGCTTGTCGGCCAGAATCACGGCATAGTCCGGCGACGTTTCCGCGCCGATAATCCAGCGATCGATCTCGGCGTTCAATCGGCCCAGTTCCACGCGGGCGGGTTCGGCGAACATCCACTCCAGATCGACAATCGCACCCTCGGGCACGCGGATCGGTGAGCCATCCATCATCAGAATCTGGCGGAGGGATTCGCGTGCGGGATCGGGCAGGGCCGTGGGCGCGTCAATGCCGCTTCCCGTGGAAGACGCCACGAGCGCGGCCCATTCGTCTTCCACGCTCTTGAATGCCGCTCCGTAACGCGCGGCAACCTCTTCAAAAGTCGCGGGCGCTTCCGGTCCGAGGGCCGCCAGCACGGCGGCGTTTACTTCCGGAATGTCAGCCTCCGAAGAGGCCGCCAGCACCACATCACCCGGCTGGGGGTCTGTGGCGTAGGCCGCGAGCAGCGCCTTTGCCCCGGTGGCAAACTGATCGCCTGGAAGTTGCGCCAGGCGATTCCAGGGACCGAACACCGGATCCTGCTCGCCGCGCTGGGCGATGAAGGTGGCCCAGCGGCGCACTATCGTGGGGTTCAGGTCGTCTTCGTTGCGTATCTCGTAAAACTCATCGGTCGGCAGGCTGTTTGCCGAGGGTACCGCCGCCAGGTAACGGTCGGACTGGCTTCGCAGGCGCGTTTCCAGCGCGGCCTTTTCCTGCTCAAAGCGATCCTGCAGGGCCTGCTGCCGCTTCTTCATCTCCTCCGCGAAGGCCGCGTATTTCGGGTCGTCGATATCCGCCGGATTCAGCGCCACAGTCCGCTCGGAACTGGCGGAAAAAACACCATAGAGCGAATAGTAGTCCTTGATTGGAACGGGGTCGAACTTGTGATCATGACAGCGCGCACAGCTTACCGTAAGCCCCATGAGGCCCCGGGTTACGGTGTCGATCTTGTCATCCACGATATCGGGCATCACGCCGAGGAAGCGCTGGCCCAGCGTGAGGAAGCCCATGGCCGCCAGATCACTGCGCGTGCTCTCATCGGTGAGGGTATCCGCCGCCAGTTGCAGGCGCAGAAATTGATCATAGGGCAGATCGCGGTTCAGCGCCTTCACCACCCAGTCGCGGTAGACATGGCTGTGGGTGAATTTCACTTCTTCGCGGCCGCCGTAGACATAGCCCTTGGTGTCCGCGTAGCGCGCCACATCGAGCCAGTGTCGCGCCCAGCGCTCGCCGTAGTGGGGCGAGGCCAGGTAACGCTCCACGAGCTTTTCGTAGGCCTGGGGATCGGGGTCGTTCACGAAGGCATCCACTTCCTCGGGCACCGGCGGCAGACCCAGCAGACCGAAAGAGAGGCGACGGATCAGCGTGCGGCGATCGGCTTCGGGCGCGGGGCCGAGGCCCTTTGCCTCCAGCGCCGAGAGGACGAAGTAATCCACTTCCGTGCGGGGCCAGGCACTATCGCGTACGGCGGGCACGCTCTGGGGCGCGGGGGGATGGAAGGCCCAGTGCTGTTTTGCCTTCTCCATAAGGTCGAGAGGCTTGTCGCTCCTGGGGAAGACCGCGCCATCGCGAATCCACTGTTCGAAATCCGCGATCACCGAATCCGAAAGTTGTTCCTTGGGCGGCATCTGAAGATCAGGGTTCTTATAGCGGATGGCCTCCAGCAGACGGGAGGCCGACGGATCACCCGCAACCACGGCCGCCAGGCCGGACTTGCCGCCTTTGGCCGCCGCTTCCAGCGAGTCGAGCATCAGCGCGCCCTTGACCGCATCCGTGGCGGAGCTGTGGCACCCAAAGCATTTATCCGCCAGCACGGGACGGATCTTCTGCTCAAAAAAGTCTTCCGGCGAGGCCAGGGCCACGGGCGCGAGGGCTGCCAGCGCCACGCCGAACAAAAGGCGGGCCGCTCGCCTGTTCACTTTGTAGGTCATAAGACTAACTCCTGACCTTCTACTATACCGCATTTGCCGCAAATCTGTATAATTTGGGCGATGCGCCGGGCCATGGGACCCTCGGGGTGGGCGCTTACCCGCCGATGTATTTCCCGTAGTCAAAATCGGCCAGTTTGCCCGCAAAAAACACCAGTTTCCCCGCGATGGACGCGCGCGCGCCAGGCGGCAGATTGGGGAACTTCGGATCGGCATGGGCGCAGGGGTGGTTGGGGTTGCTGACCATCGAAAGCGTGCTTTCCCGCCAGGTCAGGGCAAAGAAGCGGTCGCCTGCATTCGATTGGGTGATGATCATGGGCACATCGGACACGGGGTTGCCTCGGGAACGCCAGCCCACGCGATACGGCTGGGTGCCGCCCGGCGGCAGGGCGCGGGCCGCTTCCATGCTGATCCAGCCTTGCTCCGGGGTGTGGATGAACTTATTCTCCCGCGTATAGTCCCCGAATTCCTTGATGCCGCGCAGAAAGGCGCAGGTTTGGAGTTCGATGTCGTTCAACGGCTCTTTCGATCCGTTGTGAATATGCAACTCAAGGTCCACGACGGTCTCGGCGGACTTCTTCAGGCTTCCGCCAAAGGAAATTCCACTGGGAAGAACGCGCTCGAAAGATATTCCATCCGCCTGTACCTCCCACGGCACCGCCGGGAGGCTTGCGTAAACGGTGGGAATCGGCGGATTGATGTGGCTCAGGAAAAGAAGCCCCTGACTGCTGAAAATCGCCTCGGGGAAATCGAACCAGAGGTAATCCTGCGACGGCCAGGACGGGCTGATCCACGCGATGTGCTCCCAGGGATAATGGGGCCGCCAATGTCCCGGAAGGATGCGGATCCCCTTCGCTTGTGTCTCGTAGGTTTCCTTCGTTTCCGGCTGCGCCGTCGCAGCCAGCGCCGCGAGCGAGGCGGCCGCGCCGAGGAAGTTGCGGCGGGACACTTGGGGAACTTCAATGGCTCGTGCAGTCACGTTCAAGACTCCTTCATTGCATTTTGCGCGGAAACCTGGCCGCGTCAGTATGACATACTCCTGGAAATCGTGAAATAGCGCATTCCCCTGGGCGATGCATGCAGCATATGTGACGGCATTGCGAGCATATTTGCTGGAACGCACTTCAATAACGCCTGCGTACCGATCCGCTCGGTGATTTCATTACGCCGACAACCGCGTCAAACCTATGGCGTAAAACCCTGCAATTACTGGGCAAACGGATATCCTCCGCCACGAAGCATGCTCCGATTTGGGATGCCGCGCCAATTGGCACGCCCATTGCACTAAAGTCGGCAAGCGCTACCGCACTCGCGGCGCTCACAGCTCAACCCAATCCCCCAGAGCGCATTCTCGACCGGACCACCGGAGGTTTCTCTCCCCCAGAAGGAAACCCTGTCATGCGTGATCCCATCGCGGCCCGCCCCCCCGCGGGTGAACACCTGACCTCCTGTACGCGGCCACCCGCTCCCGCTCCGCGCCTCGCGCCGGAGCTCTGCGCGGTCCTGACCGTGAATGAAAGCGACCGATGTAGACGCATTCCGCTTTCTCAGTATATCCCCATAAACTCGACATCTGCCCCCCAAGGAAGTACCCCAATGAACAAAAAACAAGGTTTTACCCTCATCGAACTTCTAGTCGTCATCGCCATCATCGGCATCCTCGCGGCCATTCTCCTTCCAGCACTGGCCCGAGCGCGCGAAGCCGCGCGGCGCGCGTCGTGCCAGAACAACCTGAAGCAACTGGGCGTGGTGTACAAGATGTACGCCAACGAGTCGGAGGGCGAGAAGTTCCCGCCGGCCTCCCGGGCAAATTCGAACAACCGCCAGAACTTCCGGGTGATCTACCCCGAATACCTCACGGATCTGAAGGTGCTGGTTTGCCCTTCGGATTCCATGGCCGACGCCGACGGCTTCGTGAAGCAAATCAACGACCTCTTCGCCACCGCCGGGGCCGACGCGGCCTTCGACGAGTTGGAGTTGGTACGATCCTATTCCTACACCTCGTGGGTCACGGATAGTAACGAGACATTTCAGGCCTCCCGCGTGGGCCGCGCGGCCTACCGGGCTCAACGCGGTTGCGGGAGCAACTGCGACTATGACACGGACCTGAATCTGGCCTCCCTGGGCGTCTATCAGCAGGAAGCGACGCAGTCCAACTACCCCTATTCGCCCCAGCCATTGGCCTTGGGCAACGGGGGCGGCTCCACCCTGCTCCGGCTACGCGAAGGCGTGGAACGATTCCTCATCACCGACGTTAATAATGCGGGGGCAAGCGCCAAAGCGCAGAGTGTCATTCCGATTCAGTTTGATACCTTTGGTTCAAATCCGTCCAGCTCGGGCTCCAACAGCGTCGTCTCCTTCAACCACCTGCCCAGCGGCAGCAATGTCCTTTACCTCGACGGACACGTTTCGCTGCTGAAGTACAAGTCCGGCCCGAACGGCGATTATCCACTGACGGAATTCGTGGCTTCCTGGGGCCTCGGCGGCACAGCCCGCTAGATTGCACCCGCACTCCCCGGCGGGCACGCACCGCCCGCCGGGGCGATGCGACGGCATGGCGCAGGTCGCAGGGACAACAGCGACAACCAATACATCAGCAACCGAAAACCCGCGGCCATCAACCTGCCGTCCCTGCGTCTGTGAGACTTCGCACCAACCCATCCACAACTTTGAAACCCCCGTCTCAATTCACGATACTTAGAATCCACCGAAGGAGAGATTCATGCCCATTACGCCCCGCCCCTTCTTGCTCGCGCTGGCGCTGGCCCTGTTCGCCCTGGCCGCCTGGCGCGCCACCGCCCAGCCCCGCGAAGCCGACACGTCGAAAAAAACCCGGCCCAATATCATCTTCATTCTCGCCGATGATCTGGGCTACGGCGACCTCGGTGTTTTCGGCCAGGAAAAAATCAAGACGCCGCATCTTGATCGCCTCGCCGCCGAAGGAACGCGATTCACCAGCGCCTATGCCGGCCACGCGGTCTGCGCGCCGAGCCGCAGCGTGCTCATGACCGGGCAGCATACGGGCCACACCCGCATCCGGAACAATTCCGGACAGAACGCCCCCAAACACGACGGCCAGGAAGGGCGGATTCCCCTCCATGCCGAGGACTACACCGTGGCGCAGTTGTTGAAGGAGGCGGGTTACCGCACGGGTATCGCGGGAAAATGGGGTCTGGGTGAGCCCGGCTCCACGGGCTTGCCGAACGACCATGGCTTCGACGAGTGGCTCGGCTATCTGAATCAGGATCACGCGCCCGACTATTACACGGACTTTCTCTGGCACAACAAAGAGAAGCAGCCCATCCCCGAGAACGCCAATGGCGCGCGGGTGAAATACTCCTGCGATCTCTTTGCCGACTTTGCGGAAGCATTTATTCGTCGGGAAGCCGGCAATCCTTTCTTCCTCTACCTCCCCTTCACCACGCCCCACGCGAAGATTGAAGTACCGGACCTGGGCGAATACGCCAATGCCAACTGGAGCGAAGAAGAGAAGATCCTCGCCGCCATGATCACGCGCCTCGACGGCTATGTGGGCCGTATCACCTCGCTGCTCAAAGAACTCGGGATTGACGAGAACACCATCATTCTCTTCGCTTCCGACAATGGCGCCTCGGGTTCGTCCCACGAGTTCTTCCAGCGTTCCGGCCCGCTGCGGGCGAAGAAGGGCGCCCTCTACGAAGGCGGTATCCGCACCCCGGCTATCGTGCGCTGGCCCGGCAAGGTGCCCGCCGGAGCCGTGAGCGAGGTGCCCTGGTATTTCGCCGATTTCCTGCCCACGGCGGGTGCTCTGGCGGGCGTGCGTCCTCCCCAGAACATCGACGGAGTCAACGTGCTCCCCACACTCCTCGGCGGTGTACAGCCTTCGCTCCAGAGCCGCTTCCTCTACTGGGAGACCCACGAAGGCGGCGCACTGGCCCAGGCCGTGCGCTGGGGCCAATGGAAGGCCGTGCGCTATGGCATCCAAGAACCCCTGGAGCTATACAACCTGAACGAAGACGTGGAGGAAACAAAGAACGTGGCGGCGGACCACGCCGATGTTGTGACGCGTATCGAGAAGTATCTGGAGACCGCTCGCACGGATTCCTCTCCTTATTATCCTACCGATCTGACGAAGCGCCAGGTTAATCGCTACGACTCGCTGAGTGCGACCGGCGAGCGGAACCCGTAAACGGCAAAAATGAACCTCTTACGGAATATAATAAGCACTTGACGAGCGAAGGCAGACCACATGATTAGAATGTCATTTCCAAGCCATGCCGGATTTAATATTGCTCTGGCGTCCATGTTTCTTGTGCTCGCCAGTGCAACGCAAGCCCAGCCGTTGCCCGCTTCGGGCGCGGCACTCCAGGGCCTGATAGACGCCGCGCCAAACCACGGCACCGTGACGGCCGATCGCAATGCACCGCTCGTGCTCTCCACGCCGCTGGTCATCCGCAAGCCCCTGACTTTGCAGGGACTCAACGCGGAGCTTCCGGCGGGCCTGGGCAAGACCCCGCTGGTCGCTATTGAGGCCGACAGCGTGAGCATTATCGACTTCGAGTTGCGCGGCAATGCCGACAGTGTGGATCAGAAGGACCGCAATGCCCTGCTGGAGATTCGGGGCAGCAATTTCCGCATCGAGCGCGGCGCCTTCCTCAACAGTGCCAAGGACGGCATCATGGTGGACGGTGCCGGTGTGCCCGACAAAGACATTGTCGGGGGCGTCATCCGCGACATCGTGGGCCGGGGCAACATTCGGGACCTGGTTTCTATCGGTGGCGGCGGCGAACATGGCCGGCGGATTCGCAATGTGCTGGTGGACAATGTCCGGGGCTACGACAGCAAGTTGCGGGGCGCCGTGGAAGTCAGCGACGGCACGGAAAACATCACGGTCCGAAACGTGTACGCGGAGAATAGCGTCTATGGCGTGGACGTGCAGGACCACGGCAAACCCCTTCAGATCAACACCAACGTCCGGATCGAGGGCGTGACCGCCGTTGACTGCACCCATATCCTCCGCACGGCGAATCGCCCCCACGGCCACGCGGGCCTCACGATTCGCGACGCCGTGGGCGTGCGCTGCGCGCAGCCCCTTAAGATTTCCAACACGCGGGACGTGACCTTGGAAAATGTGCGTATTTCGGAGCATCCCGCCGGGGACAAGCCGCCCATCGCCATAAACAAATCAGACGGTGTTTCGATTCGCGATGTGGTGATTCGAGACAGCGCCCATGAAGGCGCCGGTTTGCTGATCGAGAACACCGGCGATGTCCGCATCGACGGCCTCGTGCTGTTGGGTGATGGCAATTACCTCGCGAATGTGTTGCGCTACCGCATCACCGAGGAAGGGAGCTTCGCGGGTCTGCGTGTGCACGGCGTGGCGGGCGCCACCACCGAAACCGGAATCGTCCTGGAGAAAGGAAACGAGAACGCGATCCTGACCGATGTGGTGATCGCTGGCAATGCGTCCGCTGTGGATGATCAGTTCCATGGCGCGCGAACGACCATCGAAAGCAACACGGAATCCAAACCGGTGCCCGCGCGGTTAGTCCAGGGCGAGGCGTGGAAGCGCCACGTCATCGACAACACCTCGGACGGCGCGGATGGCACGCGGCTGGCCGATTTCAATGGCGACGGGCTTCTCGACATTGCGACGCCATGGGAGCAGGGCGGCGTGGTCCGGGTCTACCCCCATCCCGGCAGGGACAAGGTGCGCACGCCCTGGCCCGCGATTACCGTGGGTCAAGTGAAGAGTCCGGAGGACGCGGTGTTTCATGATCTCGACGGGGACGGCGCACTGGATGTGGTCAGCTCGACCGAAGGCGAAGAGCGGGCGCTGTTTATCCACTGGTCGCCCCTGGAAGCCGCGCAGCGACTGGACGGCGCGGCCTGGCAAACGGTCGCGTTGCCCCAGAGCCTCGGGAAGCAGTGGATGTATGTGGCGCCCGCTCAGGTGGATGGGCGGCACGGTCCGGACCTCGTGGCCGCTGGGAAAAATGAAGACGCCTGGATTGGCTGGTTTCAGTCTCCAACCGACCCGCGCAACGCGGGTGAATGGCAATGGAAACCCCTGCGCCAGGCCGGCTGGGTCATGTCGATCGTCAACGTGGACCTGGACGGCGATGGCGACCTCGACATTCTCTACAGCGACCGCAAGGGCGATAACCGGGGCGTGTGGTGGCTCGAACACCCCGGCGCGGCGAACGCCGATGGCGAATGGGCGCACCACGCCGTTGGCGGCCTCAAGCGCGAAGCCATGTTTCTCGATGTGGGCTATCTCGATGCCGATGGTGTCCTCGATATCGCGGCCGCGGTGCGCGATGGTGAAATCTTGCTCTTCTCGCGCCCGGCACTGGACGCGGCGTGGACCGAGCGGGAAATCCCGCTGCCGGCGGATGGTGGAATCGCGAAATCCGTAAGTATTGCGGATGTGGATGGCAACGGACACAATGATCTGGTGGTGAGCACGGTGGAGGCGAAGGACAGGCACGCGATCTTCTGGCTGGACGGCACGCCCGGCGCTCACTGGGCACCGACGGATATCAGCGGGCTGGAGGGCACCAAGTTTGATCGTGTGGAGCCGCTGGATGTGGACGGCGACGGTGATCTCGACTTTATCTCCAGCGAGGAGGTGGAGAAGCTCGGTGTGTTCTGGTACGAGAATCCGCATATCGGCGCTGTGGATGAGCCCGAGAGCCCGCCGGTCTCCCCCCTGGCCGGGCGAA from Candidatus Hydrogenedentota bacterium includes these protein-coding regions:
- a CDS encoding arylsulfatase — encoded protein: MPITPRPFLLALALALFALAAWRATAQPREADTSKKTRPNIIFILADDLGYGDLGVFGQEKIKTPHLDRLAAEGTRFTSAYAGHAVCAPSRSVLMTGQHTGHTRIRNNSGQNAPKHDGQEGRIPLHAEDYTVAQLLKEAGYRTGIAGKWGLGEPGSTGLPNDHGFDEWLGYLNQDHAPDYYTDFLWHNKEKQPIPENANGARVKYSCDLFADFAEAFIRREAGNPFFLYLPFTTPHAKIEVPDLGEYANANWSEEEKILAAMITRLDGYVGRITSLLKELGIDENTIILFASDNGASGSSHEFFQRSGPLRAKKGALYEGGIRTPAIVRWPGKVPAGAVSEVPWYFADFLPTAGALAGVRPPQNIDGVNVLPTLLGGVQPSLQSRFLYWETHEGGALAQAVRWGQWKAVRYGIQEPLELYNLNEDVEETKNVAADHADVVTRIEKYLETARTDSSPYYPTDLTKRQVNRYDSLSATGERNP
- a CDS encoding DUF1961 family protein; this encodes MIRMSFPSHAGFNIALASMFLVLASATQAQPLPASGAALQGLIDAAPNHGTVTADRNAPLVLSTPLVIRKPLTLQGLNAELPAGLGKTPLVAIEADSVSIIDFELRGNADSVDQKDRNALLEIRGSNFRIERGAFLNSAKDGIMVDGAGVPDKDIVGGVIRDIVGRGNIRDLVSIGGGGEHGRRIRNVLVDNVRGYDSKLRGAVEVSDGTENITVRNVYAENSVYGVDVQDHGKPLQINTNVRIEGVTAVDCTHILRTANRPHGHAGLTIRDAVGVRCAQPLKISNTRDVTLENVRISEHPAGDKPPIAINKSDGVSIRDVVIRDSAHEGAGLLIENTGDVRIDGLVLLGDGNYLANVLRYRITEEGSFAGLRVHGVAGATTETGIVLEKGNENAILTDVVIAGNASAVDDQFHGARTTIESNTESKPVPARLVQGEAWKRHVIDNTSDGADGTRLADFNGDGLLDIATPWEQGGVVRVYPHPGRDKVRTPWPAITVGQVKSPEDAVFHDLDGDGALDVVSSTEGEERALFIHWSPLEAAQRLDGAAWQTVALPQSLGKQWMYVAPAQVDGRHGPDLVAAGKNEDAWIGWFQSPTDPRNAGEWQWKPLRQAGWVMSIVNVDLDGDGDLDILYSDRKGDNRGVWWLEHPGAANADGEWAHHAVGGLKREAMFLDVGYLDADGVLDIAAAVRDGEILLFSRPALDAAWTEREIPLPADGGIAKSVSIADVDGNGHNDLVVSTVEAKDRHAIFWLDGTPGAHWAPTDISGLEGTKFDRVEPLDVDGDGDLDFISSEEVEKLGVFWYENPHIGAVDEPESPPVSPLAGRKLIPADVDWEHPVYSTTFDDPAELSRWVLEGGKGAAIESGHLVLESTPPVEGEKSDHLVFWLNEVFPADFLLEFSIRPQNRKDGLAIVFFNARGINGESIFDPVLKPRDGVFKQYHSGDLNNYHISYWAGDRGTANIRKNAGFNLVATGPDLVTGGAADAFQTVRIYKKGGTIRLIVDDVISAAWDDDGVTYGPVHANDGWIGLRQMEHAIRCEYDHLKVYPLLP